Proteins co-encoded in one Sander vitreus isolate 19-12246 chromosome 9, sanVit1, whole genome shotgun sequence genomic window:
- the LOC144523481 gene encoding C2 calcium-dependent domain-containing protein 4C, with product MWVLDKIRGSVETGVLRQGENGDNKSVAYSNVLTPDKIPDFFIPPKLVSGPPEPDIHNVKPKEGLQPSTSEQIISSGKKISSPRSPRLVSKIAGDTKNLLRAANRHIIQIESADDVGDTNADPGSQTAMSLPYVPKTQTPYGFATLKESPHTRRKESLFHCEHTSPITSPNPQRKTQGRSSEGGNHLNPGDFNTSHMNPYRYFSGGESDTCSSAESSPFSSPLLSRSASLLKIFTHETQAKVGKVKRTFARHSSLSTDECSSAEPSPNIQRRLHVPSLHGAGASDHGLHREHTINLHKGGTVRISANYDSSTSRLLIRVLVAESLYDNHFDIKSINCCVSVYLNPGKLQKQRSNIIKNSRNPVFNEDFFFDSISLVQVKNLLVKFKVVNKGTSLKRDTLLGEREVPLPKLLSGV from the coding sequence ATGTGGGTTCTTGATAAGATCCGTGGGTCGGTGGAGACCGGCGTGCTGCGTCAGGGGGAGAACGGAGACAATAAAAGCGTTGCCTACAGCAACGTTCTCACCCCCGACAAGATCCCAGACTTTTTCATTCCTCCAAAGCTGGTCAGTGGCCCCCCAGAACCTGACATTCACAATGTAAAGCCCAAAGAAGGACTCCAACCCTCAACTTCAGAGCAAATTATCAGCAGTGGGAAGAAGATCAGCAGCCCAAGGAGTCCACGCCTGGTATCCAAGATAGCAGGAGACACCAAAAACTTGCTCAGAGCAGCAAACCGTCACATTATACAGATAGAGAGTGCCGATGATGTTGGAGACACCAATGCAGACCCTGGGTCGCAGACAGCAATGTCCCTGCCTTATGTACCCAAGACTCAAACACCTTATGGCTTTGCAACCCTGAAGGAAAGCCCCCACACTCGCCGTAAAGAGTCACTTTTCCACTGCGAGCATACCAGTCCTATCACCTCCCCAAACCCCCAGAGGAAGACCCAGGGGAGAAGCAGCGAAGGAGGAAACCACCTGAACCCAGGTGACTTCAACACTTCTCACATGAATCCGTATCGCTACTTCAGCGGAGGGGAAAGTGACACCTGCTCCTCAGCTGAGTCTTCTCCCTTCAGCTCTCCCCTGCTCTCCCGCTCTGCCTCCCTGCTCAAGATCTTCACCCATGAGACGCAGGCCAAAGTCGGGAAAGTCAAGCGGACGTTCGCTCGCCACAGCTCCCTCTCCACCGACGAGTGCAGCTCTGCCGAGCCCAGCCCCAACATCCAGCGACGGCTCCACGTCCCCTCATTGCACGGTGCCGGAGCGTCAGACCACGGGCTCCATCGGGAGCACACCATCAACCTGCACAAAGGCGGGACGGTGAGGATCAGCGCCAATTACGACTCCAGCACCTCCCGTCTGCTCATCCGGGTCCTAGTGGCGGAGAGTCTTTACGACAATCACTTTGACATCAAGAGCATTAACTGCTGCGTGTCCGTCTACCTGAACCCGGGCAAGCTGCAGAAGCAAAGGAGCAACATCATCAAGAACAGTCGCAACCCGGTCTTTAACGAAGACTTCTTCTTTGACTCGATAAGTTTGGTTCAGGTGAAGAACCTGTTAGTGAAGTTCAAGGTGGTCAACAAAGGCACCAGCCTCAAGAGGGACACCCTGCTGGGAGAGCGAGAGGTGCCTCTACCCAAGCTGCTCTCAGGGGTTTAA